The genomic window CGCCGACGCGTGGACCCAGTCGCTGTTCTCCTGGGCGACCGGTGCGGCGCCCGCGCAGTACGGCGTGTTCGGCATGCTGGCGGCGGCATCCCTCGTGTTCTTCGCCTTCATCGGTTTCGACGTCGTCGCGACCAGCGCCGAGGAGGTCCGCGAACCGCAGAAGCGGCTGCCTCGGGGCATCTTCCTGGGCCTCGCCATCGTCACCGTGCTCTACGTGCTGGTGTCCATCGTGATGACGGGCATGGTGTCGTACACCGAGCTCGCGGAAGAGGAGACGCCGTCGCTCGCGACCGCGTTCCGCCTCGTGGGCCAGGACTGGGCGTCCGCCGTGATCTCGCTCGGCGCGCTCGCCGGTCTCACGACCGTGATCATGGTGCTGCTGCTCGGCCTCTCGCGCATCGTGTTCGCGCTCAGCCGCGACGGGCTGCTGCCGCGATGGCTGTCGAAGACGACGGCGCACACCAAGACGCCTGCGCGGATCCAGATCATCGGCGGACTCGTCGTCGCGCTTGTCGCCGCGTTCACCGACGTGGGCCTGCTCGAGGAGATGATCAACATCGGCACGCTCTCGGCGTTCGTGCTCGTGTCGATCGGCGTCATCGTGCTGCGACGCACGCGGCCCGACCTGCCGCGCGGGTTCCGGGTGCCGTGGTCGCCGGTGCTGCCGATCCTCTCGGCCGCCCTGTGCGTGTGGCTGATGTTCAACCTCACGACGCTCACCTGGGTGCGGTTCCTCGTGTGGCTCGCGATCGGCGTGCTCGTCTACCTGCTCTACGGCCGCCGGCACTCGCGCATGGCAGGAACGGTCAGCGAGGTGGAGTTGCCGACCCCGCAGGGGGCTGAGCCGCCGAAGCCGTAGCTGCGTCGGTCGGCCCGCGGCGCAGCCGCGGTCGGCGCGACGAGGTCGGCGCTACGCGGCGGGCGCGTCGGCGATCGACAGCAGCAGGTGGCCGCTGGAGACGGTGACGCCCGCCTCGGCGTTCACGAGGCCGACGACGCCGTCCTTGTGCGCCACGATCGGCTGCTCCATCTTCATGGCTTCGAGCACGAGCACGAGGTCGCCCTTGACGACCTTGTCGCCCTCGGCGACCGCGACCTTCACGACCGTCGCCTGCATCGGCGCCTTGACGGCGTCGCCGGTCGCCGTGTCGGCCACGTGCGACGACGTGCGACGACGCGGCGCGGCGCCGACGGATGCCCCGCCGGAGCGCGTGGCACCGCCGACGAGCTTCTTCGGCAGCGACACCTCGATGCGACGGCCCTCGACCTCGACGACCACGGCGGTGCGCTCGGCGGCACCCTGGACGTCGGCGAGTTCGCCCGACCACGGTTCGAGCCGGTTGTCGTACTCGGTCTCGATCCAACGCGTGTACACCGAGAACGGCGCGCCGCCCTCGGGCGCGAACGCCGGGTTGCGCACGATGTCGCGGTGGAAGGGCAGCACGGTCGGCAGGCCCGTGACCTCGAACTCGTCGAGCGCGCGACGCGCACGGGCGAGCGCCTCGTCGCGGTCCTTGCCGGTCACGATGAGCTTCGCGAGGAGCGAGTCGAAGGCGCCCGAGATCTCGTCGCCGCTGGTCACCCCCGAGTCGACACGGATGCCGGGGCCGCCCGGGAACCGCAGCTGGTGGATCGGGCCGGGCGCGGGGAGGAAGTTGCGGCCCGGGTCCTCGCCGTTGATGCGGAACTCGAACGAGTGGCCGACCGCGACGGGGTCGGGGTAGTCGAGCACGCCGCCCTCGGCGATGCGGAACTGCTCGCGCACGAGGTCGAGGCCGGTGACCTCCTCGGAGACCGGGTGCTCGACCTGGAGGCGCGTGTTCACCTCGAGGAACGAGACCGTGCCGTCCTTGCCGATGAGGAACTCGCAGGTGCCGGCGCCGACGTAGCCGACCTCCTTGAGGATCGCCTTCGACGACTCGTAGAGCTGGGCGACCTGCGCGTCGGTGAGGAACGGCGCCGGGGCCTCCTCGACGAGCTTCTGGTGGCGGCGCTGGAGCGAGCAGTCGCGCGTGGAAACCACGACGACGTTGCCGTGCTCGTCGGCGAGGCACTGGGTCTCGACGTGGCGGGGCTGGTCGAGGTACTTCTCGACGAAGCACTCGCCGCGGCCGAACGCCGCGACGGCCTCGCGGGTGGCGGACTCGAAGAGCTCGGCGACCTCGTCGCGCTCGCGGGCGACCTTGAGGCCGCGCCCGCCGCCGCCGAAGGCGGCCTTGATCGCGACGGGAAGGCCGTGCTGGTCGACGAACTCGAGGACCTCCGTGGCGTCGGCGACGGGGTTCAGGGTGCCCGGCGCGAGCGGGGCGCCGACCTTCTCGGCCACGTGGCGTGCGGAGACCTTGTCGCCGAGGCGCTCGATCGCCTCGGGGGTCGGGCCGATCCAGATCAGGCCGGCGCCGATGACGGCGCGGGCGAAGTCGGCGTTCTCGGCGAGGAAGCCGTAGCCCGGGTGCACCGCGTCGGCGCCCGAGCGGCGCGCGACCGAGAGCAGCTTGTCGATCACGAGGTAGGTCTCGGCGCTGGTCGAGCCCTCGAGCGCGTAGGCCTCGTCGGCGAGCTTGACGTGTCGTGCGTCACGGTCCTGGTCGGCGTACACGGCGACGGAGGCGATTCCGGAGTCGCGCGCCGCACGGATGACGCGGACGGCGATCTCGCCACGGTTGGCGATGAGGACTTTGGTGATGCGCGGCATGATTCCCAAGCCTATTGAAGGAGCGAGGGCTGCCTTTGGACGCCGCCGACAAAAACCCGGGGCATCTCTTGAGCCGGTCGACAACAGTCAGGCGGTGCGGTTCCAGAGTGCGGGCCAGTCGCCGCCGAGTTCGCGCACGAGTTCGCGCAGCGTGGAGAGCGAGAGCCCCACGACCGTCGACGGGTCGCCCTCGACGCGGCGGATGAACGGACCGCCGAGACTGTCGACCGTGAAGGCGCCGGCGACGGCGAGCGGCTCGCCCGAGGCGACGTACGCGTCGATCTCGGATTCGTCGAGGTCCGCGAACGACACCGTCGCGACCGCCGGCCGCCCGGCCGCCCCGTGCACCCGCCCGCCACGGTGGTCGATCACCCAGTGCCCCGACCAGAGATCGCCCGACCGGCCGTTCTGCGCGCGCCACCGCTCGCGCGCGACCTCGGGCCGGTGCGGCTTGCCGTGGATCACGCCGTCGACGAGGAACGCCGAGTCGCCGCCGAGCACGAACCCGTCGATCGGCTCGTCGCCGGGGCGCTCGCCGAGGATCGCCTCCGCCTTCGCCTGCGCGAGCACCTGCACCAGTTCGGCGGCATCCAGCGGTGCGCCGCGCTCGGCCTCGATCCGGGCGACGAGCGCCTCCTCGTCGACGCCGGGCGAGACGGTCAGGGGTTCGATCCCCGCCTGCCGCAGCAACTGGAGACGGGCGGGCGAGGTCGACGCGAGGTAGAGGCGCATGCGACCATCCTGCCCGGGTCGCGGCGAGGCGTGGGACGGAGGGGACGCGGCACCCGAGCCGCCCGGAACCCGCAGCGGTGTGGAACCATCGGAGGATGCCACGCCCTCAGCGACCACGCCGCCCGAGCCGAACCGACGGCGCCGCTCGCCGCATCGGGCGTCCGTCCTCGTCGCGCACGCCGAAGCCGCCCGCGACCGACGGGCCGGTGATCGAGCTCGAGGTCGGCCGGATCGCCCACGGCGGCATCGCCGTGGCCCGGCACGAGGGGCGCGTGGTGTTCGTCGCCGACGCGATCCCGGGCGAGCGGGTCCGCGCGAGGGTGACGGATGCCTCGAAGGAGCGCTTCTGGCGTGCCGACACGGTCGAGGTGGTCGAGGCGTCGCCCGACCGCCGCGAGCACGTCTGGGCCGAGGCATCCGTCGATCGGGCGCCGGAGCTCCGGGCGGGAGGCGCCGAGTTCGGGCACATCCGGATGCCCCGCCAGCGCGAGCTGAAGGCGCAGGTCGCGACCGACGCGCTCGCACGCTTCGCCGGGCTGGAGCGGCGGGTCGAGGTGGAACCGGTCGACGGGGCGCTCGCGCCGGGCGTCGACGCCGACGAGGGGACCGGGTGGCGCACCAGGGTCCGACTGCACGTCGACCGCGACGGCCGGGTCGGGCCGTACGCCGCGCGCAGCCACACGGTCGTGCCGGTGACCTCGCTGCCGCTCGCGGCGCCCGAACTGCAGGCGCTCGCACCCCTCGGCGCTCCGATGCCGGGGACTGCCACGATCGACCTCGTCGCGCCCGGCGACGGGCGCGCGGAGGTCGTCGTCGACGCCGCCGCAGGCGACCGCGGCCGCATCGTGCACGAGGTCGTCGACGGCAGGCGGTTCCGCCTCGACCGCGGCGGATTCTGGCAGGTGCACCGGGGGGCGGCCGCGACCCTGTCGCACGCCGTGCGCGACCTCGTCGACCCCGACCGCTTCGACCCCCGGGCGGCGAACCTCGACCTGTACGGCGGCGTCGGCCTGCTCGCCGCGGCCGTCGGCGACCGCTTCGGCGACACCGTGCGCATCACGAGCGTGGAGGCCGATGAGCGCGCGACCGACCACGCGGCGGCGAACCTGGCGGACTGGGTCGGTGCCAGGGCCGAGACGGGCCGGGTCGACCGCTGGCTCGCCGAGCTCGACGCCGTGGCCGACCAGGCGCTGCGCGCCCGCCTCCGGGGCGCCCTCGTGGTGCTCGACCCGCCTCGGTCGGGCGCCGGGCGCGAGGTCGTCGAACGGCTGGCCGCCCTCCGGCCCGCCCAACTCCTCTACGTGGCGTGCGACCCCGTCGCGCTGGCGCGCGACCTCGGCACGTTCCACGAGCACGGGTACGGCGTCGAGGCGATGCGCGCGTTCGACCTCTTCCCGAACACCCATCACGTCGAGGCCGTCGTGCGCCTTGGCGCTATCGTGTGATCGACGGGAAGGGGGCCGCGGTGGCAGAGGTGCGAGCCGAACCGGGCGACGGGGGCGTCGACACGTCGGCGCCGGCGGTCGCCACCGTGGCGATCGTCGACGACCACGAGGCGGTCAGGCTCGGACTCCGTGCCGCATGCCGGGACG from Agromyces sp. LHK192 includes these protein-coding regions:
- a CDS encoding APC family permease, which codes for MNLRVKSVEASIADSTDEERSLKRSLGTWDLALMGIAVAVGAGIFSVGAQAAANFAGPSVIISFVLAAVTCGLAIMCYAEFASTVPVAGSAYTFTYATMGELLAWIIGWDLILEMFTGAAVLAKYWGVYLGEALLAFGMPFPATFSIGGVEVSWPAFLIVAVFTVLLVAGTKLTARVGSVFTIIKVAIVLFVIVVGFFFLNPANFTPFIPAPVPTEGGDADAWTQSLFSWATGAAPAQYGVFGMLAAASLVFFAFIGFDVVATSAEEVREPQKRLPRGIFLGLAIVTVLYVLVSIVMTGMVSYTELAEEETPSLATAFRLVGQDWASAVISLGALAGLTTVIMVLLLGLSRIVFALSRDGLLPRWLSKTTAHTKTPARIQIIGGLVVALVAAFTDVGLLEEMINIGTLSAFVLVSIGVIVLRRTRPDLPRGFRVPWSPVLPILSAALCVWLMFNLTTLTWVRFLVWLAIGVLVYLLYGRRHSRMAGTVSEVELPTPQGAEPPKP
- a CDS encoding biotin carboxylase N-terminal domain-containing protein — its product is MPRITKVLIANRGEIAVRVIRAARDSGIASVAVYADQDRDARHVKLADEAYALEGSTSAETYLVIDKLLSVARRSGADAVHPGYGFLAENADFARAVIGAGLIWIGPTPEAIERLGDKVSARHVAEKVGAPLAPGTLNPVADATEVLEFVDQHGLPVAIKAAFGGGGRGLKVARERDEVAELFESATREAVAAFGRGECFVEKYLDQPRHVETQCLADEHGNVVVVSTRDCSLQRRHQKLVEEAPAPFLTDAQVAQLYESSKAILKEVGYVGAGTCEFLIGKDGTVSFLEVNTRLQVEHPVSEEVTGLDLVREQFRIAEGGVLDYPDPVAVGHSFEFRINGEDPGRNFLPAPGPIHQLRFPGGPGIRVDSGVTSGDEISGAFDSLLAKLIVTGKDRDEALARARRALDEFEVTGLPTVLPFHRDIVRNPAFAPEGGAPFSVYTRWIETEYDNRLEPWSGELADVQGAAERTAVVVEVEGRRIEVSLPKKLVGGATRSGGASVGAAPRRRTSSHVADTATGDAVKAPMQATVVKVAVAEGDKVVKGDLVLVLEAMKMEQPIVAHKDGVVGLVNAEAGVTVSSGHLLLSIADAPAA
- a CDS encoding nucleoside triphosphate pyrophosphatase, yielding MRLYLASTSPARLQLLRQAGIEPLTVSPGVDEEALVARIEAERGAPLDAAELVQVLAQAKAEAILGERPGDEPIDGFVLGGDSAFLVDGVIHGKPHRPEVARERWRAQNGRSGDLWSGHWVIDHRGGRVHGAAGRPAVATVSFADLDESEIDAYVASGEPLAVAGAFTVDSLGGPFIRRVEGDPSTVVGLSLSTLRELVRELGGDWPALWNRTA
- a CDS encoding class I SAM-dependent RNA methyltransferase is translated as MPRPQRPRRPSRTDGAARRIGRPSSSRTPKPPATDGPVIELEVGRIAHGGIAVARHEGRVVFVADAIPGERVRARVTDASKERFWRADTVEVVEASPDRREHVWAEASVDRAPELRAGGAEFGHIRMPRQRELKAQVATDALARFAGLERRVEVEPVDGALAPGVDADEGTGWRTRVRLHVDRDGRVGPYAARSHTVVPVTSLPLAAPELQALAPLGAPMPGTATIDLVAPGDGRAEVVVDAAAGDRGRIVHEVVDGRRFRLDRGGFWQVHRGAAATLSHAVRDLVDPDRFDPRAANLDLYGGVGLLAAAVGDRFGDTVRITSVEADERATDHAAANLADWVGARAETGRVDRWLAELDAVADQALRARLRGALVVLDPPRSGAGREVVERLAALRPAQLLYVACDPVALARDLGTFHEHGYGVEAMRAFDLFPNTHHVEAVVRLGAIV